GAGCGGCGATCTTGATTAGGATCCCTCCGAGCCGGCCAAGGACCTTGATGAACGACCACGTCGCGCCGGCAACGCCCGTGATGATATTCCACAGGCCGCCGATCGTCCCGGTCAGAATACCGACGACGGCGTCGGCCTCTTGGCCGATCCCGAGCCAGTCGAACAGGCCGGCCCGCCAGGCAGCCCACGCCGCCGTGATCCCGAGGACGATCCAGCCCAGCGGGCCGAGCGAGACGAGCAAGCCTTTCGCGGCGACGGCTGCCCCCTTCATCGCCCCGCCGGCAGCGGTGACGGCTCCGGTAAGCGTCATCTTGCTCGCCGCCGTCGCGAGTGAGCCCGCACGCGAGGCCCACAGCGCCGACGTGAGTTGCCCCGTCGAAGCCGTCATCAGCCACTGCGCACCCGCCGCCGCCCGAGAGGCTCCCGAGAGGATGTGCTGGGCGGCCGCGTAGCCGTACGTGCTGTCCATCGCCGACATCGCCGCGAGGTTCTGCAGCTTGATCTGGACGATTGCCGCCCCGAGTGCGGCCGTCAGCGCGAGGGAAGCGCCGGTCGCGACGACCATCCCCGCCCCCATCGCCTCAAGCAACCAGGGCATCTCGCCGAGTGCGTCGGCGGCCGTCATCGCGACGTCCAAGAACGCCGAGATCCCTGGGGCCGCCCCCTGGAACATCTCGTAGGCGAGCGCCGACGCACTACCTCGTAAGTACGTGATCTGCCCCTGGACGTTGTCCATCGCCGCCTCGGCGAGGTCGGCCGATGTCGTTGCCTCGTCGATCGACGCGGCGAGATCCTTGAAGCTGCCCTCTGCGTTGGCGAGTTGTGGGGCCAGTTGCTCCGCCGCCCCGGAGTCGATCGCGAGCCCCGCCTCGAGCATGAACGCCGCCTCCTCTTGCGAACTCGCTTGCTCACTGATCTGCTGGAGGACGTCCTCGGTACTGCCGGGTCGGAGTTCGAAGCCGACCTGTGCCTGGCGCGTCGCCAGTGCTTCGTCGTCGAGTCCCTGCAGGCGCTCGATCGCCCCGCCGGCCTGTGAGTAGGCCGTCTCCTGGAGCGTCTCGTTGAGCGACTCGGACTGGGCGATCAGCGAGCCCATCGCCCGAGCGCCTCGGGCGTTGAAGATCTGATTCAGGAGTTGGGATCGCTCGTGGGCGGAGAGATCGGCCATCTGCTCGTCGAGCATCGTCGCAACCTCGCCGATCGAGCGCATGTTCCCCTCTTCGTCGAAGAAATCGTCGGTCGTCAGACCAAGCTCCGAGAGCGCTTCCTCGGCTTTCCCGGCGGGGTTGACGAGCGAACGGAGCATGGCGTCCATCGACGTCCCTGCCGTGCTCGCGTCGAGGCCAGCGTCCGAGAGCGTCCCGACCGCAGCGGAGAGGTCCGTGACCGAGAGGCCGACCTGATTCGCGGACGTCGCCGCATAGCGCATCGCATCGCCGAGCCCCGAGACGTCGGCCGCCGTACTCGAGGCGACCGAGGCGAGCGTGTCGGCGACCGCCGAGACCTGATCGGCTTCAAGACCGAACGCGTTCATCGCGTTCGTCGCGATCGAGGCCGCCTGCCCCATCTGGAGGCCACCGGCGACCGCCAGTTGCGAGACGCTCTCGACGGCGGCAAGAGCCTCTTCGGCTTCGAGACCGCGACGGGTGAGCTGCTCGAAGGAGTTCGCGATCTCCGTCATCGTCAGCGGCATCTCCGCGCCGAGCGTCGAGGACATGTCCCGCATCGCGTTCATCTCCTCGGTCGTCGCCCCGGCCAGCACCTCGACCCGGCTAAAGGTCGCCTCGACGGGGCCGCCCGCCCGGACGATCCCGGCGAGGCCCGCAACGAGTGCCGTCGTCCCGGCCGCCGCAGCGAGGAACGCCCCCTCGAGAGCACGGGCCTTCCCGTCGACGGCATCCATCTCGGCTTCCGTCTGGTCGAGCTCGCCGCGAGCGGCACCCATCGCCGTCGTGAAAGACTGCGTGTCGCCCTGCAGGACGATCGAGAGCCCGCCGACGGGCTGTGCGCCCCCTCCTGGTGCTCCGCTCATGAGTTGATGAAAACAGTCTACAGCTGTCGCTCGCGCTCAGCAAGCGCCGAAAACTACCGTCCGTCCTATACGTCGTCGACCGGCCGCCGGAAGATCATCGCGATCGTCGAGCCCTGCCAGGTACAGCGCTCATCGAGCACCCACCCCTCAGCCGCGAGTTCGTTGATTCGGTCCTCGAGATCGCCATTCCGAACGTCGGCGATATCGGGGTTAAACTGTTTATATTCGAACTGTTGCGTTGCCATACGAGCGACCTCGGCGACCGGAGAGATGAATGCTTTGGCCTGACCGGCTCAGGCGAGCCCATCCTCGACGACGTCAATATCGACGTAGTCCGAGAGACGAACCCAGGCGGCGACGTGATCGAACAAGAGCGACCGCTCGCGTTCGGTGAGGGCGTTCGCCCACCGGTCGTACGTCAGCTCCGGCTCGTCAACGACGGCCGAACAGAGTCGGTACCGATCGTCCTCGATGACGGCTAAGAGGATCTGGTTCATCGTCTCCTCGGAATCGGGCTCGGCGAACACGAAGCGCTTTGGCTCGCCGCCATCAATCGGATGGATTCGGAACTCCGTCCGGGCCGGCTCGCCGATCCACGACTCGGCGATCACCTCGTAGTCACTGTCCTCTTCGACTTCGCTGAAGAGTTCGGTGTCAACCTGCTCGCCGGGGCCGAGGTCTTCGCGATCCTCGCCGTCGCCGTCGTACTCGTAGTCCGGTGTCGTTTGCTCGCTCATGTGTTGTTTTGTTGTTCTTTCGCCCGCTCGAGGAACAACTCGAGTTCGCGGTCGTCCGCCCGCCCCTTCGCGACGTCCTCTTTGATCTGCTCGGGCAAGAGGCCCCACTCCTCGTCGGTGAGGTGATCGGGCTTCTCGCCGTACTTCGCCCGCTCTTCGGCCCGCTCGCGTTCCTCCTCACGCCATTCGTTCAGGCTGTTCATGTTGATGAGGTAGAAATCCACGCGATCGCGTGACCAGCGGAGGACGTCCTCGTAGGTGTAGTTATTCCACTCTTGCTCCGCGATGATGAGCCGACGGCGCCCGGTCGGCGAATCGGCATACTCCTTAGCGGCGCCTCTGTCGAAATTTGGCGTCGCCGTGGACGAACTGGCCCATGCGCTGGCCGATCATCATGCGATCGTACCAGCTCATGGCATCCCAGATCGGGGTGGCGTTCGGGTGGCTCGCCAGCCCCTTCGACCCGTCCTCGTCGGCGATCACGAGGTTGCCCCGGTCGGGATGCTCGACTTGGTAGACGGCTTGGTGTGGGTGACCGTCGATCTCGAGGAGGTCGTCAGCGAGTTCGCGGGCGAAGCGCCGCGCCTGGGCCTCTTGCTTGCCACTATCGAGATCCTGGAAGTTCTCAAGCAACCCGAGCTTGTCCTCGTACTGCTGCTTGTCCTCAGGCTCCCAGACGTCGAACGGGACGCCCTTGTAGCCGAATTTGAGGACATCGCGTTCGCCGACCTTCGACGCATCGCTGATAACCTCCTCTTCTTCCCAGGGGAACTCACCGTCGTCGTTCAGGAGGTCGGTGCTCTCGAGTGTCGGCTCCGACTCCAGGCTCGACTCGTCAGCGTCCGTCATCGGCTCGTGTGCGCCCGTGCTCGACTGGTGTGACGCCGTGGCACTCTCCGAGGGGGCAGGGTTAGACTCGGCCGTCTCGTCCGTTACGGGCTGGTTCTCGCCCCGAATCGCCTCGGGAAGGACGGCCTCCATCTCCGCTTCGGAGATCTCGTCGTTCCGGTAGGCGTCGCGCACTTGCTCGACGGTCGGGGTGCGATCAGAGCGCCCGGTCACGACTCTGAGGACGGTGTTGAGGTTGACCTCCTCGTGGTCGGTTTCGAGTTCGTGATGAGTGCGAGGCTGGCCCTCTGCGCCGTCCGCAGTAGTGTCGTCCTCCCCTTCGTGCCGAGCCTCGAGCTCCTCTTGCAGGTGGGTGAGTGTGTTGATCGCCTCTTCGCGAGCCTCCTTGGATATCTCGGGATGGTCGAGGTCATCGAGTGTGATATCCATCGGATGCTTCCCGCGGAGATGATCGGGGATTCCGATCGAATCCTCGACAGCCCCATCCGACTCGGCGTGCATCTCTCGGAGGCGAGCGACTGCCGAGTCGTCGTTCTCGGTCGATGACGCTGGGCTGGATGCTCCACTCGTGTCCGGGATGGGGTCCTGATCCTGACGCTGATTCTGATCTCTGTCCCCGATCTCGGTCTCGATCCCGCTGAACGGCTGTTCGTCGCTCGACTGTGAGCGAGACTGTTCGTCTTGGTGATCGTCGCGATCGCGAGGGTGCGTATCGTCTGGCATGATGGGTGTCGTGCATCCGAAATGCGGTGTGGATGCGGTACGAAAAAGTGTGCGCTCTCGGGCCGGCAGGTCGTCGCCTGAGGCGGGACGCCTCAGATCACGAAGTCGCCTTCCCAGTCGCCGGTGTAGAGATACCCGGTGTCGAGCTCGTCCTGGGAGACGTTCGTGAAGCGAACGCCCGTTACTGCATGCCTGCCCTTCGTGTCATCGTCGGGGAGTGTGTAGGCCACACTCCCGATCTTGCGGGCGAGAATCGCCTCATACATCGCCGAGACGCTCGGCGACGTTGGATAGAGGCTGAACGACCCGCTGGGGTCGACCGGGCGATCGTAGTGGACGGTGTCGCCCTCAATAGCTCGCTCGCGCTCGCTCGGGTCCTCGATCTCGAAATCGAAGCCCGAAAAACGAATGAGCGGGACGCCAAGGACGTTCCCGGTTGCTTCTTCGACGGCGACGCGAGTGGACTGTCCGCTCGGGGTTTGTTTGATTGACATTGGTGAATCCTCCAGTCAGTTACAGCGTGGCCCGGATCGTCCCGCTCATGCGGTGGACGGGCTCGTTCAGGTTGATCAGCAGCTCGATGTTCTCCCAGATTCGATTGGCCCGCTCTTCGCGAGCCGTGTCTTCGGGCTCGGGGACGTTGTGTCCGACCGAGGTGAACATCGCGTTACGCCCACCGATGGCGTCGGCGAACTCCTCTTCGATGGCCTGCTCGATATCGGTCTTCGTGTACTGATCGAACGACCGATCGTCGGATCGGAGCAAGTCCTGCAGTGCGAGCTTCGCACGGTTCTTCGCGTAGGCGACGCGTCGCGTCCGGTCGAGGTAGCGATAGTCGTCTTCGATCCCGGCCGTCGTGAGCGAGTTCGTCGCGTACACACCGCCGTCGTCCTCGAGGACGTTCGACGGGCCGCTTCCCTCGTCACCACCTTCGAAGGTGCCCGAGAGACCCACATCGCCGATCAGGCGAGTGTACCGCGTGTTGTTCGGCACGCTCGCAGCGATCGACTTGTAGATGATGTTGTAGTCGACATCGTTCGTCGAGTAGAGCCCCGCGATCCGACCGCCGAGGCCATCGGTCGGCGATTCGTTCGCCATCGGTAGGACCCACTTCGAGGGGGCGTAGCCACCGACCTCATGGGCGAGCGCGAGCCCCTCCTCGGGCCGGTCGAACGTCTGGCCGTTGACGTACGGCTGCACTCGCATGACCTCCTCGGCGTCCATCCACGGGCCGAGTTCGTCCATGTCCCCGATCGAGTGATAGCCATACCGGTGGTTCGCGAGATCGATGATGTCGACCGTGACGCTCTCGAGTTCGTCGAACGCGTCACGCCACGGGAGTGTCGAGTAGGTGATCTCGATTCCAGTGCCGGTTCCGGACGTCTCGGTGTCGGTGGTCAGTTCGCCGGTATCACGGTTGAGCGCGGCCAGTGGTGGGGCGTCGACGGACTCCTCGCGACGCTCCTCGGCCTCCGTGATGTCCGGCGGGGCACTAATCACGTCGACGACCTCGGCATCAGTATCGTCGATAGTGACGGTGACGTCCTCGAGGCCGGTGATCGGCGTGTTCTCGACCTGAGCGGTGTCGGTCGCTTCGGCAGCGCCGAACGTCTCGGTGTGCTCGCTGGCCTCGAGGACCATCGCACGGAGCATCTCCGTGCCTTCGCCGAAGACCTCCATCGCGGCAGTGTGGACGTCGCTATCCTCGCCGAAGTCATCGGCGACCGCGCTGGCGTCGGTGTAGTGTGACAGGCTGTTGAAGCCTGCCGTCGGTTCCTCTGCAGTCGGCGCACTGCCGATCAGTGCGACCTCCTGCAGGGTATCTCGCGGACTCGCCGCGAACTCTTCCTCAACGGTGAATGAAACTGCGTTATCGATGCGTGGCATCTGTCAGTTGTGTCTCCTGTCTGTGATCGTGCCGCAGCTCGCGGCGATGATGGTTCTCTGCATTGGACTGCTCACTTCGTGTCGTACGGTTCGATCTCCTCGCCGTCGATGGCCGGCGTCGGATGGACACCCGCCTCACTCACGAGGTAGCGATACTCGGTCCACTCGTCGGCATATGCCAGTTCGACCGCGGCGTCGTACTGTGCGCCCGCGGCGTCGACCTGGTCGGTGACGTCCTTGGGCCCCCGCCCCGGGATCGGACGAACCGTTATCTCCGGGTCGATCTCGTCGGCGTACTGTGCGGGGAGCGACGGGTCGTCGGGATCGAGCGGAGCACCATCTGAGTCGAAGTGATCAAGCGGACGCGATGGCCAGCGCTCGATCAGGAACGATTTGACCGCATCCGCCAGTGCTGATGCCCGATCGTTGGGAGTGTACTGCTCGCCCGCGATCGTCGCGTTCCCCCGGGCAGTCACGATCAGGTTGAGGACGTCGTAGACGTCGTATCCCTTCGTGACCGCACCGTGAGCGTGCCCCTCCTCGACGCCCTCGGGATCGAACACTTCGCGTGAGCGCTCCCGATCGATCGTCTGCTCTTCTTCGAGAACGCCGGTCGGATCGAGAGACATCGTGACCGACTCGTACGGCGGCTCGGGCCGGTCGAAGCTCTGATAGTGCCATCGGAGCTGGGGCTGGATTGCCGTCTGCGAGATCCCCTCGTCAGGGTGATCGATATCGACCCAGTAGACCTCCGGTAGCGACCTCCGGATCGTCTCGCGTGTTGGCTGGTCGAGCATGCTATCAGGTCTATCGGACGGGGTAGCCGCCACTCTCTTCGTCGCTACTGTCGCCCCGCTCGTCGGCCGTCAGTGCGTACCACGCGATCCGATCGCCGTCGAAGTCCGTCACTTCCGGCGTGCCGACGCGATAGAGACCCGGCGATTCGTCACGGGCGTCGTCGAACGCCAGCCGGTCGCCCCGAGTGATTCCTCGCTCGAGCATCGCACACAGTGCATACTCGACGTCCTCGTCGGGCCCCTCGACGGCCCGGTCGAACGGCGAGACCTCCGGCGAGACGATGAGTAGTTCCATCTCGACGGGATCGCCGAACTCGTAGTCGGTCGAGCCATCGGTATCGCTATCGACGGCCTCGCCCGGACGCCAGACGACCGGCCGAGTAAAATCGGGATCGTCGATGACGCCGGCCAGTGAGTCATTCCACGGGCCAGCGTCGGTGGAGGCGTGCCAGGACATGATCTACCGGATCGCCATGCCGAACTTCAGCGCCAGGATCGCCTTCGCGATGCGCTTCGTGAGGACTGACCGCAGATGTCCGGCCCGGAGGTGTGTCTTCGCCGGACCCAGGACCTTCCGCGGTGGGATGTCTTCGGTCCCCCATTCGTGTATCTGGATCTTCGGATCGGCGATGCCCAACGTGACAGCGTTAGGCCCCGACCGACTCACGAACCCGCTCTGTCGCATGCTGCCGCTCTCGCGAAGGATCCGACTGTGCCCCTTCTTCCGAATCGTCGACTCGGCCAGCGGCGTCCATGACCGCCCGAGAGCGTCTTTGTCCTGGTCCCAGTTGCGTTCGATCCGTTCGAGTTCCGATCGGGCGGCCTCCAGTAGCCCCGTCGAGAAGGCCGCGACGATCGCCGTCTCGGCCTCTCGGAGGTTGTCGGATCGGTTGACTGGCATGGGCGATTAGCCGTCCGGGTCGTACTCGGGGTGGTGCGGGTCGCGCCGGGAGAGTCGGGCCGGATTGTTCTCCGACTCCAGACTCAGTTTGACCTGCATCCCACGGGTATCATCACCGCCGTTGGGATCGGTCCGGTAGGGCACGTCGTACGTTCCCTTATCCGGGTAGAACTCGCCGGCGACCCCCATCGCTGTCGGGACGAAGATCCGGAGCGTTTCAGGTGCGCCGCTGGCGTACGGATCGGGGAGGTCGACTCCCTCGAGCCCTGCTTCAGTCGCGCCTGCGCCTTGTCCGGCTCGTTGCATGGCCGGCGACGCGCTCGAACTGTTGACGTCAGCCGGCGTGAGGTCGGGCTCTTCGGTCGCGAGATCCGGGCCCGAGGTGAGGACGTCGAGTTCCTCGTCGAGCGCGTCGAGTGCCGTGCTCCGGGGGTCATCGCGGCGCATCTCGACGCGCCGGAAGGTCCGCAACTGCTCGGCGGTGTACTCGCCAGTGTCGATCGCCTCGCGGAGGTCGTCGACGGTGTGGTCTGTTTCGGTGAGGCGATCGCGCAGTGCCTCGCCGGCCTGTTCGTGCGTGCCGCTCAGTGGATGGTCGTCTGTTAGTGGCATGTATGATCCATGTGGTCTCAAAACCGGCGGGGCGTCCTGCACGTCCGACGATCGCCAACAGAATGAAGCGAGGGGGTGTTATCTCCCGTAATCTCGTCGAGGATTTCATCTCGCCGATTTGAAAGCCGGTCGATGAACTCCCCGACATCCCAGCTCTTGTCGACATCTGCAGCGCCCTTCGCGTCGAGGAATGCCTGTTTGTCCGAAGTGATGACGCGCCATGCCGCCTCAATGGCGATCGCCTCATCAACATCCGCAGCATCGGCTGATTCAACGCTCCGCTTTTCGACGAATCGAACCGCTCGCGACAGGTGGTACTCGATCAGGCCCGCGTCGAGATTCTGCTCAGTATCGCCGAGTTCGTAATGGACGGCACTTACACGATCGGTGCCATCACCGCCGTTCGAAGACATAGTCAGTCGGACTACTCAGCGAGATAGTCGCCGATCGCGTTTTTCACGCCGTCGCGGTCATCCCCGCCGGCCT
The DNA window shown above is from Halalkalicoccus jeotgali B3 and carries:
- a CDS encoding phage tail tape measure protein, with the translated sequence MSGAPGGGAQPVGGLSIVLQGDTQSFTTAMGAARGELDQTEAEMDAVDGKARALEGAFLAAAAGTTALVAGLAGIVRAGGPVEATFSRVEVLAGATTEEMNAMRDMSSTLGAEMPLTMTEIANSFEQLTRRGLEAEEALAAVESVSQLAVAGGLQMGQAASIATNAMNAFGLEADQVSAVADTLASVASSTAADVSGLGDAMRYAATSANQVGLSVTDLSAAVGTLSDAGLDASTAGTSMDAMLRSLVNPAGKAEEALSELGLTTDDFFDEEGNMRSIGEVATMLDEQMADLSAHERSQLLNQIFNARGARAMGSLIAQSESLNETLQETAYSQAGGAIERLQGLDDEALATRQAQVGFELRPGSTEDVLQQISEQASSQEEAAFMLEAGLAIDSGAAEQLAPQLANAEGSFKDLAASIDEATTSADLAEAAMDNVQGQITYLRGSASALAYEMFQGAAPGISAFLDVAMTAADALGEMPWLLEAMGAGMVVATGASLALTAALGAAIVQIKLQNLAAMSAMDSTYGYAAAQHILSGASRAAAGAQWLMTASTGQLTSALWASRAGSLATAASKMTLTGAVTAAGGAMKGAAVAAKGLLVSLGPLGWIVLGITAAWAAWRAGLFDWLGIGQEADAVVGILTGTIGGLWNIITGVAGATWSFIKVLGRLGGILIKIAALPITLPISLIGAAFRAAGDAAGYFTGFLKRAASPIESTRSHIETIHTAVDRFNERFGGAADRVATFIRVLSLFTAPGLVYWLVRAATGADDLEEKLGPLGGLIQGVADAGNAFVDWAVEGTIGRLNDRLEVWAYRLGVARGVLRGLLNIGSAFASWALSPVLDRINERTAAAKQRFDSFKQGINAAIDPFRRLLAWMQRVIDKVPDLPSKEDIPIIGGLFGGDDQPAAGGAEPGADSQALGKTYASGANAGEGAVESVASSIAETAASYLPSSDADRGPLSNLTEQGRALPETLALGARASEGQVASEMERVAGAAHDAITMPTDILTPEVDDPTINPTVDQPGPVSAPVTPETTVSPTGPIGPGGGGAGAAAAVAGGGQTTAPVTPQQTSRSGPDDSGDGGSDGFDPGPQGPAGPRGPVSVPAPRTGSGDSEGQSSATGQAGQTGQSIDVHITTNVGDVIVDASDAGTPAEVGNAVSEALLNQRMTEFETEVKRVFRKFRDGD
- a CDS encoding phage virion morphogenesis protein, giving the protein MPVNRSDNLREAETAIVAAFSTGLLEAARSELERIERNWDQDKDALGRSWTPLAESTIRKKGHSRILRESGSMRQSGFVSRSGPNAVTLGIADPKIQIHEWGTEDIPPRKVLGPAKTHLRAGHLRSVLTKRIAKAILALKFGMAIR